The nucleotide sequence AGTGGCCTGTTCAAGCATATTGAAGGTAACTTGAAAACTATCAAAGACCACATCGCCGTTTATGCTTATTTGAAGTGCTTTTTCAATGACCTTCCTTTGATCGGGCCCACTGGTGGAAATACCGATTTTGAGTCCGGTCGTTCTTTTTATTTCCAATAGCTTTTCCAACACCGGTTGGTTTTCGAGTACCCCACTTTCAAAAGTGGCGGAATGGATTTGATAGTACTGCAAGGCGGGAAGCAGTTCTTTAGAAACCTGCCATTGCTCCGTAAGCTTCCCTAGAGAGTGTTCTTTTACTTCATGGGGACCATCATAGCCCAATTGCCAATTGGCGACATAGGTATAGCCCCATTTGGTTCCGAAAACTACGTCTGTATGCTTTCGGTCATCGTTCCAAGCCTTTAAAAATTCTTCGCCCTTTCCGTAAGACGGGGCGGTATCGAAATAGCGTACCCCTTTTTCATAGGCATCGTCCAATACTTTTAAAGCATTGGCCCGAAAGGCCAACTCTGACTTATCCCTTTCGCCAGAATCAATGTTGATATATTCCGGGCGGCCCAAAGCGGCCATTCCCAAGCCGATTTCTGTTTTAGGTTTTTCCTTTGTCATTGGTTCTATTCTAAGAGCTACACGACAACATAGAACAGCCTACTTTGTTTCTTGCCCAATCAGGGCGTTTGGCAAACCATTTTTCTTGTTCCGGTTGTTCGTCATAGGGCTTTTTCAAAAGTACGAACAGTTCGTCGATCAAGGCATAATCTCCTTTATCGGCAGCATCTATGGCCAATTGCGCCATATAGTTACGCAACACGTATTTAGGGTTTACGGAGTTCATTTTTTGCTTTCGTTCCGTATCGGACAGTTCTTCTTGGCCCAAACGACTCTGATACGTGGCAAACCAGACTTTCCATTTTTCGAGTACTTCACCGCTTACCTCGTCGGGCACATAGAAGGCCTCTCCCACCACTTCCATAAATGCGCCTGAATCTGTTACTTGCTTTTTAAAATTGGCCAAATTCCGAAAGAACAGAGTCATATCGGTTTCGGTCAGCTGTAGGTTTTCCTCTAAATCATCGAGTAAATGTGGGTCAAGATCATCTGCTTTATACAGTCCGATCTTAGATTTCATCATATCCCTATATTTCTGCTCGAACTTCGTCTTGAATCCTTCCAAAACGGCTTCTAAAGGTTCGGCCTCCCCGATCAAGGGAAAAATCGCATTGGCCAGTTGATATAGGTTCCACAGACCGATATTGGGCTGGTTCCCGTACCGGTATCGTTTATGCTGGCGGTCCGTGGTATTGGGTGTCCATCCATGGTCATAACCTTCCAACCATCCATATGGGCCGTAATCGATGGTCAAACCAAGAATAGATAGATTATCGGTATTCATCACACCGTGTACGAAGCCCACACGTTGCCAGTGCACCAACATCTCTAGGGTAGCATCTGCCACAGCCTGAAAAAATTGAACATAGCTTGCTTTGGAAGGCGCCCCCAATTCCGGAAAAAAGTGTTTTATGGTATAATTTACCAATGTTCCCATAGTAGCGGTATCTTCCCTTGCCGCAAAAATCTGATAGTTTCCGAAACGAAGAAAAGAAGGAGCAACCCGACAGACAATAGCCCCCTTCTCATAGGCAGGATTGCCATTGTAAAGCACATCGCGAAGCACTTGGTCGCCCGACAAGGCCAATGACAGTGCGCGTGTTGTAGGTACCCCAAGGTGGTACATGGCCTCACTGCATAAATACTCTCGAATAGACGAACGTAAAACCGCTAGGCCATCGGCTGTTCTTGAGTACGGGGTTTCACCGGCACCTTTTAACTGCAAGGCCCAATGTTTTCCGTTGTGTTCCACTTCCATAAGGTTAATGGCCCTTCCATCGCCCAATTGCCCGGCCCAATTGCCGAACTGATGTCCTCCATAACACATGGCGTACGGGGCTGTTCCGTCGAGAACGGTATTGCCCGTAAATACCTTTAGAAATTCTTCACTTCGGATATCTTCTTCTGACAGCCCTAGCTCTTCGGCCATTTCAGGGGACACGTGAACCAATGACGGCCGGGCCGTATGTTTTGGCGTCACGTACGAAAAACAGGCCCTTTCTACCTGCCTTCTGCTATTTTCAGTAATAGGATCGGCCGGTAGTTCCTTATTGAAGGTATCTTGTATATTGAATTTCATCCGTTTCGTTTTATAGTCCCCTTATTTCTTCTTAAGATAGGAAAAACTTACTTTTTAAAAGAAGTAACCGTCTGCCCCTTGCCCATCAATACCAAATCGGTAGTAGACAGGAAGAGTCCGGTTTCGACCACCCCTGGAATTTGGATAAGTGTCCGGTTCAATTCCTCTAGATCATCCTTTTGAAAAATATCGACATCTACAATGCAATTGTTCTCATCGGTCTTATAGACCTCATCATTTTTCATGCGCAGCTGTGGATGCAGGTCCATTTTCCCTAGTTCTTCCATAATGTTTTGGGTAGCAAAAGGAATGGTTTCCAAAGGAAGTTTGAATTTCCCCAAACGATCGACTTCTTTTCCCGAATCGGCTATAATCAGGTTGAAACGTGAATTATGGGCCAAAATTTTCTCACGGAGCATGGCACCTCCCCCACCTTTTATCAACCGTAATTGAGCATCAAACTCATCTGCCCCGTCAATATTTATGTCGAGTGTTCCCGCATCTTCCAAGGAAATTAAGGATATACCCGCTTGCTTGGCCAATCGGGCCGTCACATTCGACGAAGGCACCCCCTTCATTATGAGTCCGCCTGCCACCCGCTTACCGAGCTCGGCTATCATAAAAGCGGCGGTAGATCCCGACCCCAAGCCAACAAGCATTCCGTTTTTTACATACTCTGCCGAAGCAATGGCAGCATTCCATTTTTCTTTTTCAATATTCATTCAATATGTATTATTAAAATTAAAGGGGCAAGAACGTATATAGCTATTTACAGAAACTCAACCCTTATTCGTCGTAATACGAACTGTTCTCTTACGATATACCGATACAAAAGTACGCTTCTATTACAGAAAAACTCATCGATTTAAAAAATAGCTTCTTAAGGAAACCAAAAAAAATACAGATATTTGCGCTACCAAAAAACGACGATGAAGAACATATTTTTTTTAAGTGCTATTATCCTTTTATTGCTTTCTTGTGGAGGGCCTACCGAAAACACCATGAACGTTACCGGAAATGTAAAGGGACTGAAAAAAGGAACACTCTACCTTCAACACGTGCCCGATTCCGTTTTAACCACCATAGATTCGCTACAAATAGACGGTGACGGCAATTTTTCCTTTACAACGAAACTTGAAAGTCCGGAAATTTTCTATCTCTACTTAGACAAAAAAGACGCCAACGATATCAATGACCGAATTACCTTCTTTGGTGAACCGGGTACCATTACGATCAACACGACTTGGAACACCTTTGATACCAAAGCCAAAATTGAAGGCTCGGAAACCCAAAAAAAGTTGGAAGAATACCGACAAATGATGTCGAAGTTCAATATGAAGACCTTAGAGATCGTTCGATTGGCCAACGACCCGAACAAGGTTCTAGACTCGGTACAATTAGACTCGATGCAGCGATTGAGCAACCGCAACCTGCAGCGTAGTTATGCCTTTTCCTTGAATTACGCACTGAACAACAAAGACTCTTATATAGCGCCTTACATCGCCTTAAATGAAGTTCCCGATGCCAATGTAAAGTATCTGGATTCCATTTACGGTTCACTAGCGCCCGAAGTCGCGGAATCGAAATACGGCAAGCAATTAAAAACCTATTTGGAAACCCTTAAAAAGTAAAAAAGCCCGCAAATGCGGGCTTTTTCATTTAACTTCTAGAAGGTCTAGCCTAATTTGTTCACCTTTTCTACAAGGGCACCGGCTTTCTTCTCCAATTCTTGACGTACCTCTGTTAAGTGTTTCTTTCTATTGTCAACACCTCTTTGGTTTACCTTTTGGATCAAGGTATCAAAAGTTTCGATAGCCTCGTCAATAACCTTGGCTCCCTCTTTCGATTCTTGGTCGGCATTGGCAGCTTCTACAATGTATACCGCTTCAATGATGTCTCCCAAGACATTATTAATATCTTTCTTTAATTCTTTTACACTTGCCATTTTTAATAAATTTTACGCAAAAATAAGCTATTTATAATCAATTTATGCAGAAAATATACAAAGCCAAAGGTAATTTGTCACATTAAATGGTCACTTCCAAGAGCTTAGCCCCCTCGGTGGTGATTTTTATGGTATTCGAAACCGCGGGCAAAAGGGTGGTCTCACCTCTTTTCAATTCTACCGAACCGTTCTCATTGGCAATGGTAGCCGAACCGCCCACACACATAAAAATAGTAAATGAATCACGGCCGCTAACATCTTGGGTCAAGCCGGCATTCAAGTCTAGAAAGTCGGTTTTGAAATAAGGGCAATCTACCATGGCGTTCACCGTATTCTTCTCTTGACTATACTTCACCTTAAAATCATCTTTTTTGGTGTAATCAATGGCATCTAATGCCTGTTCGGTATGTAATTCCCTAAGGTTTCCGTTCTTATCTTTTCTATTGAAATCAAAAACACGGTAGGTAATATCGGAAGTCTGTTGAATTTCGGCCAACAATACACCTGCACCTATGGCGTGAATCTTTCCGGTATTGATAAAAAAGGTATCGCCCTCTTTTACCTTTTCATAGTTCAAAAGGTCTAATAGGGTATCGTTTTCGAGACTTTTGGCATATTCTTCTTTGGTAACATCTTTGTTGAAACCAACGATAAGGCTGGCGTCGTCATCGGCATCCATCACATACCACATTTCTGTTTTTCCGAAGGAATTGTGACGTTTTTTGGCCAACTCGTCATTAGGATGCAATTGAATGGACAGATCCTGTTTGGCATCGATAAACTTGATAAGGATAGGAAAGTCGGTTCCGAACCTATCGTAAACACTTTTCCCCAAAACATTCTCGGGCTCTTTTTCTATTAGGTCTTGTAATGAGGTACCTGCCAAATCTCCATTGGC is from Zobellia galactanivorans and encodes:
- a CDS encoding type I phosphomannose isomerase catalytic subunit, whose translation is MYPLKFNPILKERLWGGTKLKDVLGKPIENDITGESWELSTVSGDISVVANGDLAGTSLQDLIEKEPENVLGKSVYDRFGTDFPILIKFIDAKQDLSIQLHPNDELAKKRHNSFGKTEMWYVMDADDDASLIVGFNKDVTKEEYAKSLENDTLLDLLNYEKVKEGDTFFINTGKIHAIGAGVLLAEIQQTSDITYRVFDFNRKDKNGNLRELHTEQALDAIDYTKKDDFKVKYSQEKNTVNAMVDCPYFKTDFLDLNAGLTQDVSGRDSFTIFMCVGGSATIANENGSVELKRGETTLLPAVSNTIKITTEGAKLLEVTI
- a CDS encoding protein adenylyltransferase SelO; translation: MKFNIQDTFNKELPADPITENSRRQVERACFSYVTPKHTARPSLVHVSPEMAEELGLSEEDIRSEEFLKVFTGNTVLDGTAPYAMCYGGHQFGNWAGQLGDGRAINLMEVEHNGKHWALQLKGAGETPYSRTADGLAVLRSSIREYLCSEAMYHLGVPTTRALSLALSGDQVLRDVLYNGNPAYEKGAIVCRVAPSFLRFGNYQIFAAREDTATMGTLVNYTIKHFFPELGAPSKASYVQFFQAVADATLEMLVHWQRVGFVHGVMNTDNLSILGLTIDYGPYGWLEGYDHGWTPNTTDRQHKRYRYGNQPNIGLWNLYQLANAIFPLIGEAEPLEAVLEGFKTKFEQKYRDMMKSKIGLYKADDLDPHLLDDLEENLQLTETDMTLFFRNLANFKKQVTDSGAFMEVVGEAFYVPDEVSGEVLEKWKVWFATYQSRLGQEELSDTERKQKMNSVNPKYVLRNYMAQLAIDAADKGDYALIDELFVLLKKPYDEQPEQEKWFAKRPDWARNKVGCSMLSCSS
- the rpiA gene encoding ribose-5-phosphate isomerase RpiA gives rise to the protein MNIEKEKWNAAIASAEYVKNGMLVGLGSGSTAAFMIAELGKRVAGGLIMKGVPSSNVTARLAKQAGISLISLEDAGTLDINIDGADEFDAQLRLIKGGGGAMLREKILAHNSRFNLIIADSGKEVDRLGKFKLPLETIPFATQNIMEELGKMDLHPQLRMKNDEVYKTDENNCIVDVDIFQKDDLEELNRTLIQIPGVVETGLFLSTTDLVLMGKGQTVTSFKK
- a CDS encoding DUF4369 domain-containing protein produces the protein MKNIFFLSAIILLLLSCGGPTENTMNVTGNVKGLKKGTLYLQHVPDSVLTTIDSLQIDGDGNFSFTTKLESPEIFYLYLDKKDANDINDRITFFGEPGTITINTTWNTFDTKAKIEGSETQKKLEEYRQMMSKFNMKTLEIVRLANDPNKVLDSVQLDSMQRLSNRNLQRSYAFSLNYALNNKDSYIAPYIALNEVPDANVKYLDSIYGSLAPEVAESKYGKQLKTYLETLKK
- a CDS encoding aldo/keto reductase — translated: MTKEKPKTEIGLGMAALGRPEYINIDSGERDKSELAFRANALKVLDDAYEKGVRYFDTAPSYGKGEEFLKAWNDDRKHTDVVFGTKWGYTYVANWQLGYDGPHEVKEHSLGKLTEQWQVSKELLPALQYYQIHSATFESGVLENQPVLEKLLEIKRTTGLKIGISTSGPDQRKVIEKALQISINGDVVFDSFQVTFNMLEQATLPILRKVQAQGKKLIIKEALANGRVFPNERYPHYKSLYTTLQTLAERYQVGIDAIALRFVMDYLQPDYVLSGAADINQLDQNLKANTFTLDEEELAELTKAKVDSTAYWKERSQLSWD